One stretch of Dokdonia sp. Hel_I_53 DNA includes these proteins:
- a CDS encoding MFS transporter, whose amino-acid sequence MKNSRIKKRSIGTIVLLILAGEAVFILPFVIARIFRPTLLEVLNITNTELGYCFSIYGIAAMISYGLGGFIADVYEPRKLITISLFTTALGGIVLANNPTIIILQIVYGYWGVTTIFLFWAAMIKATRLWGGTRSQGKAFGFLDGGRGMVGVILGIIGVSIFAIVTKGNDQNMTLAEKTRALHIIIYGASITIALIGILVYYFLKFDTVVAQDVKNKVRWKDSKKVLRLPSVWLLMVIIVCAYFGYKITDILPQFASDVLKFNAIDSGKVGTYLLFIRPIVGVSFGYLADRSKPTKYLLVGFALCLFGSLLLITDLASTQAIIYLLSMTVTAIGVYAARVLYFAVLAEGNIPVHLTGTAVGIISLVGYTPDIFAGPMIGYYLDNFAGRAGYNQLFIWFALFSLIGILAAVLLRRVRIVRFRESEQSPIASDTSEKP is encoded by the coding sequence TTGAAAAACTCACGTATAAAAAAGAGGTCTATTGGCACTATCGTACTACTTATCTTAGCTGGAGAGGCCGTTTTTATATTACCATTTGTAATTGCTAGGATATTTAGACCAACACTATTAGAGGTATTAAATATCACTAATACGGAGCTTGGGTATTGCTTTTCCATTTATGGTATTGCTGCTATGATTTCTTATGGTTTGGGCGGTTTCATAGCAGACGTATATGAACCTAGAAAACTTATTACTATATCGTTATTTACAACCGCTTTAGGTGGCATTGTACTAGCAAATAATCCCACAATAATCATTTTGCAGATAGTCTATGGTTATTGGGGAGTAACTACTATTTTTCTTTTCTGGGCCGCTATGATTAAAGCTACACGATTGTGGGGCGGTACTAGAAGTCAAGGCAAGGCTTTTGGTTTTCTGGATGGAGGACGTGGGATGGTAGGAGTAATTTTAGGTATTATAGGTGTAAGCATATTTGCCATCGTTACTAAAGGTAATGATCAAAATATGACCTTAGCAGAAAAGACTCGTGCATTACACATTATCATATATGGAGCATCAATTACTATCGCTCTTATTGGTATACTCGTATATTATTTTCTAAAGTTTGACACAGTTGTAGCGCAGGATGTAAAGAATAAGGTGCGCTGGAAAGATTCTAAAAAAGTCCTTCGACTGCCATCGGTTTGGTTATTGATGGTTATAATTGTTTGTGCCTATTTTGGATATAAAATTACAGACATACTTCCACAATTTGCTAGTGATGTTTTAAAATTTAATGCTATTGACTCAGGTAAAGTAGGAACCTATCTTCTCTTTATAAGACCTATTGTAGGTGTTAGTTTTGGCTACCTTGCAGATCGTTCTAAACCAACAAAATATCTTTTAGTTGGATTTGCCCTTTGCCTTTTTGGAAGTTTGTTATTGATTACAGACCTGGCAAGCACACAAGCAATAATATACCTGCTTTCGATGACAGTTACAGCTATTGGTGTGTATGCTGCACGTGTTTTATATTTTGCAGTGCTAGCCGAAGGAAATATACCAGTTCACCTTACGGGCACGGCAGTAGGCATCATATCTCTGGTAGGTTATACGCCAGATATTTTTGCTGGACCTATGATTGGATATTATCTAGATAATTTTGCTGGAAGAGCGGGTTACAATCAGCTATTTATATGGTTTGCGTTATTTTCCCTAATTGGAATTCTAGCTGCGGTTTTACTAAGGAG
- a CDS encoding SDR family oxidoreductase, with product MEKIVVAGATGTTGNKIIDLLNESQYFEPIAMVRKESQKEQFESRGIKTVMADLEGDVSHSVNGADKVIFAAGSGGKKVKEVDEQGAIKLVDASQNSNIHKFVMLSSLGADAPGEADDLEEYLWAKHNADEHLKGSKLNYTIVRPGSLTNDKGNQKIKLSSSLKEQGEISRDDVAQTLVRSLNDDVANKSTFEIIKGDTLIGDALDKVQVENSVI from the coding sequence ATGGAAAAAATTGTAGTAGCAGGTGCAACTGGCACCACAGGAAATAAAATAATAGACCTTTTGAATGAATCTCAATATTTTGAGCCTATCGCAATGGTGCGTAAGGAATCTCAAAAAGAGCAATTTGAATCAAGAGGGATTAAAACAGTAATGGCAGATCTTGAAGGAGATGTCTCACACTCCGTTAACGGTGCAGATAAAGTAATCTTTGCTGCAGGTTCTGGAGGAAAGAAAGTAAAAGAAGTAGATGAACAAGGAGCAATCAAATTAGTAGATGCTTCCCAAAATTCAAATATTCACAAATTTGTGATGTTAAGTTCTTTAGGAGCAGATGCTCCAGGAGAAGCAGATGATTTAGAAGAATATTTATGGGCTAAACATAATGCAGATGAGCATTTAAAAGGAAGTAAACTCAACTACACCATAGTGCGTCCTGGATCACTTACAAATGATAAAGGAAATCAAAAAATCAAATTATCTAGCTCACTTAAAGAGCAAGGAGAAATATCAAGAGATGACGTAGCACAAACGCTCGTGCGCTCACTAAATGATGATGTTGCAAACAAAAGCACATTTGAAATTATTAAAGGTGATACCTTAATAGGTGACGCTCTTGACAAAGTACAAGTGGAGAACTCAGTTATTTAA
- a CDS encoding B12-binding domain-containing radical SAM protein — translation MQDILLITPPFTQLNTPYPATAYIKGFLNTKGINSYQMDLGIEVLLELFSAKRFTEIFTQVLHKDSALSENALRILTLRNEYIQKIDPVIAFLQGDNQTLARQLCTDTFLPRASRFEQLDDIDYAFGEMGLQDKAKHLATLFLEDLSDFIIECVDPHFGFSRYAEKLGQSANSFDELYERLQEKPSYIDELTIEILSSRFRESVPKLVLISVPFPGNLYSAFRCGQYLKKHFPDTKVAMGGGFPNTELRSVSDTRVFEFIDYITLDDGELPVEHLIENVIYHKDAATYKRTFLIENGNVVYKNNSLKADYKQVDVGTPDYSDLLLSKYVSVIEIANPMHSLWSDGRWNKLTMAHGCYWGKCTFCDISLDYIKIYEPVAARTLVDRIETLVAETGQSGFHFVDEAAPPALMKAVALEILRRKLVITWWTNIRFEKNFTADLCKLLKASGCIAVSGGLEVASDRLLKLIDKGVSVAKVAQVTRNFTEADIMVHSYLMYGYPTQTIQETVDSLEMVRQLFELGIIQSGFWHQFALTTHSPVGLDPESYGVVPHYNDITFANNDVEFTDQTGIDHSLFSYGLKKSLYNFMHGIGFDLELQEWFEFDIPETNIAADYIENCLQIAPRLSEKATAKVIWLGNNPIVTAYKKKKRSMASLLFIDKTQEFSIILEKQQSDWLLKWLPLLSPYTEKAITYGMLQKDYETEMDNFELFWFSKSIQQLRQSNLLVL, via the coding sequence TTGCAAGACATACTCCTCATAACTCCACCCTTTACCCAACTAAATACTCCCTATCCCGCGACTGCCTACATAAAAGGTTTTCTCAATACAAAAGGGATTAATAGTTACCAGATGGATCTGGGTATTGAGGTCTTGTTAGAACTTTTTAGTGCAAAGAGGTTTACAGAAATTTTTACACAAGTCTTACATAAAGACAGCGCACTTTCTGAAAATGCACTACGCATTCTTACCTTACGTAACGAGTATATTCAAAAAATTGATCCTGTGATCGCATTTCTACAAGGCGATAACCAGACACTTGCCAGACAGTTGTGTACAGATACATTTTTACCTCGTGCATCACGTTTTGAGCAGCTGGACGATATTGACTATGCTTTTGGAGAAATGGGACTACAAGACAAAGCAAAACACCTTGCTACTCTCTTTCTAGAAGACCTTTCAGATTTTATCATCGAGTGTGTAGATCCACATTTTGGTTTTAGTCGCTATGCAGAAAAGTTGGGGCAAAGCGCCAATAGTTTTGATGAGTTGTATGAAAGATTACAAGAAAAACCGAGTTATATAGATGAGTTAACGATAGAAATATTGTCGTCACGCTTTCGCGAAAGCGTACCCAAACTAGTTCTCATTTCGGTACCATTTCCTGGAAATTTGTATAGTGCTTTTCGTTGTGGTCAATACCTAAAGAAACACTTCCCCGATACCAAAGTTGCTATGGGTGGTGGTTTTCCAAATACAGAATTACGTAGTGTAAGCGATACTCGTGTGTTTGAGTTTATCGACTACATCACCCTAGACGATGGTGAACTTCCTGTAGAACACCTTATTGAAAATGTGATTTATCATAAAGATGCAGCTACATACAAACGAACATTTCTAATTGAAAATGGTAATGTAGTTTATAAAAACAATAGTCTAAAAGCTGATTATAAACAAGTGGACGTGGGAACGCCAGATTATAGTGATCTCCTACTTTCTAAATATGTTTCGGTAATTGAGATTGCAAACCCCATGCATAGCTTGTGGAGCGATGGTAGATGGAACAAACTTACCATGGCACACGGTTGTTACTGGGGAAAATGTACCTTTTGTGATATCTCGCTGGATTATATTAAAATATATGAGCCAGTTGCCGCACGTACGTTAGTAGATCGTATAGAAACGCTGGTAGCTGAGACAGGGCAAAGCGGTTTTCACTTTGTAGATGAAGCGGCACCACCTGCATTAATGAAAGCCGTTGCCTTAGAAATTCTCAGGCGAAAGCTAGTTATTACTTGGTGGACTAATATCCGTTTTGAGAAAAATTTTACCGCCGATTTGTGTAAGCTGCTAAAAGCGTCGGGTTGTATTGCCGTTTCAGGTGGTTTAGAGGTAGCCTCAGACAGACTCCTAAAGCTTATAGATAAAGGAGTGAGCGTGGCAAAGGTAGCTCAGGTAACTCGCAATTTTACGGAGGCAGATATAATGGTACACTCCTACTTGATGTATGGATACCCAACCCAAACTATTCAAGAAACTGTGGATAGTTTAGAAATGGTACGTCAGTTATTTGAGCTGGGGATTATACAATCTGGCTTTTGGCATCAGTTTGCACTTACTACACATAGTCCTGTTGGATTAGATCCAGAAAGCTATGGCGTTGTTCCTCATTATAATGATATTACATTTGCTAATAATGATGTAGAATTTACAGACCAAACGGGAATTGATCATAGTCTATTTAGTTATGGTTTAAAAAAATCACTCTACAATTTTATGCACGGGATTGGATTTGACTTAGAACTTCAAGAGTGGTTTGAGTTTGACATTCCAGAAACAAACATTGCAGCAGATTATATTGAAAATTGTTTACAAATAGCTCCGCGACTTTCTGAAAAAGCAACCGCCAAAGTTATATGGCTGGGTAATAATCCCATTGTTACAGCGTATAAAAAGAAAAAACGATCGATGGCCTCGTTGCTCTTTATAGATAAAACGCAGGAATTTTCCATTATTTTAGAAAAACAACAATCTGACTGGCTTTTAAAATGGCTACCATTACTTTCTCCCTATACTGAGAAAGCAATAACATATGGTATGTTGCAAAAAGATTATGAGACAGAAATGGATAATTTTGAATTGTTCTGGTTTTCTAAATCTATACAGCAACTACGTCAATCAAATTTGTTAGTTCTTTAA
- a CDS encoding tRNA dihydrouridine synthase, whose translation MAYQLLSSPLQGFTDFRFRNAQAKFFGGIDTYYAPYIRLNGKMVIKGSYQRDLDPAVNTALEVIPQVMTASADEFIFVIKYIQSLGYKELNWNLGCPYPMVTKSGMGSGLICNTEKIDHILDRAHSETDVTISMKMRLGYEHSTEILESFKVLDKYPLKNVAIHARLGKQLYKGGVDLNGFQQCIDQAKHTLYYNGDITSVSQFKKMQERFPSIEHFMMGRGLISDPFLPSMIKADTTVYPKDRWERFRAFHDTIYEQYDAALSGPTPIKMKMLGFWEFFSKTTHNPQKVYKAIKKAGNPIKYRKAVDEILKMQQ comes from the coding sequence ATGGCATATCAACTGCTCTCCTCCCCGCTTCAGGGCTTTACAGATTTTAGATTTAGAAATGCGCAAGCAAAATTCTTTGGAGGGATAGATACTTACTACGCTCCTTATATACGACTCAATGGGAAGATGGTCATTAAGGGTAGTTACCAAAGAGATCTAGATCCTGCGGTAAATACGGCGCTAGAAGTGATCCCACAGGTCATGACCGCAAGTGCAGATGAATTTATATTTGTTATCAAGTATATTCAATCCCTTGGTTACAAAGAGCTGAATTGGAACTTGGGCTGCCCCTATCCTATGGTGACTAAAAGTGGCATGGGTTCGGGATTGATATGTAATACCGAAAAAATTGATCATATTCTAGATCGTGCGCATAGCGAAACAGATGTAACTATCTCTATGAAGATGAGATTGGGATATGAACATAGTACGGAGATTCTAGAGTCGTTTAAAGTTTTAGATAAATACCCGCTTAAAAATGTAGCTATTCACGCACGTTTAGGGAAACAATTATACAAAGGCGGTGTAGATCTTAATGGCTTTCAGCAATGTATTGATCAGGCAAAGCATACCCTGTATTACAACGGTGACATTACAAGTGTATCGCAATTTAAGAAAATGCAAGAACGCTTTCCATCTATTGAGCATTTTATGATGGGAAGAGGACTTATCTCAGATCCTTTCTTACCTAGCATGATTAAAGCAGACACTACAGTTTATCCTAAAGATAGATGGGAGCGATTTAGAGCCTTTCACGATACAATATATGAGCAATACGATGCTGCACTCTCTGGCCCTACGCCTATTAAGATGAAGATGCTCGGGTTTTGGGAATTTTTCTCTAAGACTACCCATAATCCTCAAAAGGTATATAAAGCGATTAAAAAAGCAGGCAATCCTATAAAGTATCGCAAAGCTGTTGATGAGATTCTAAAAATGCAACAGTGA